In the Tepidimicrobium xylanilyticum genome, one interval contains:
- a CDS encoding ABC transporter substrate-binding protein, giving the protein MKKRLLVTLLVFIMAFTAVACTIANVGNEVEKVDENLLEESPDENRDEEIISVVDHLGRTVTIEKEAERIVSGYYIPTSALIALGLQDRVVGIEAKADERPIYSLAAPELLDLPNVGTAKEFDLEGCISLEPDLVILPIRLKDQIETLESMGITVIGVNPENQELLSEMIAMIGKLTGVEDYEKLLDYYKEKDNLLKSIHADIENKPTVYLAGNGGFLSTATKNMYQNDLIEIAGGINVAGNIEDSYWVDISYEQLVEYNPEYIIIAPEAKYTKEDVLNDSNLKGITAIEKGNVFSMPNEFEAWGSLVPTSILGKMWLASILYGDEYPYDEFVMEKYHI; this is encoded by the coding sequence ATGAAAAAGAGATTACTAGTAACATTACTTGTATTTATTATGGCATTTACAGCAGTTGCTTGTACAATAGCCAATGTTGGAAATGAAGTAGAAAAAGTTGATGAAAACCTATTAGAAGAAAGTCCTGATGAAAATAGAGATGAAGAGATAATTTCAGTTGTTGATCATTTGGGAAGAACTGTAACCATTGAAAAAGAAGCTGAGAGAATTGTAAGTGGTTATTACATACCTACATCAGCATTAATTGCATTAGGTTTACAGGACAGGGTAGTAGGCATTGAAGCTAAGGCTGATGAAAGACCCATATACTCTCTAGCAGCACCAGAGCTGTTAGATTTGCCAAATGTAGGAACTGCTAAAGAATTTGATCTTGAAGGATGTATTTCATTAGAACCAGACCTTGTAATTTTACCTATTAGATTAAAAGACCAGATAGAGACCTTAGAAAGCATGGGAATTACAGTAATAGGAGTAAATCCTGAAAATCAGGAGCTTTTATCTGAGATGATTGCAATGATTGGTAAGCTTACAGGTGTTGAGGACTATGAAAAGCTTTTAGATTACTATAAGGAAAAGGACAACCTACTTAAATCTATCCATGCAGATATTGAGAACAAGCCAACAGTTTATCTGGCTGGAAATGGCGGTTTCCTATCAACTGCAACAAAGAATATGTATCAAAACGATTTAATAGAAATTGCTGGTGGAATAAACGTAGCTGGTAATATTGAGGATAGCTATTGGGTTGACATTTCATATGAACAGCTTGTAGAATACAATCCAGAATACATTATAATAGCACCTGAAGCGAAGTACACCAAGGAAGATGTGCTAAATGATAGCAATCTAAAGGGAATTACAGCAATAGAAAAAGGCAATGTGTTTTCTATGCCGAATGAGTTTGAGGCTTGGGGTTCATTAGTTCCCACAAGCATATTAGGTAAAATGTGGCTAGCAAGTATTCTTTACGGAGATGAATATCCATACGATGAGTTTGTTATGGAAAAATACCATATTTAA
- a CDS encoding LytTR family transcriptional regulator DNA-binding domain-containing protein: MEKEDKSILIDVDGHIIRIIHDDITFIEVSSHFINIHIADEYMIQKNIGDVEKELDESRFIRCHRSYIVGLKHINKIGKKGG, encoded by the coding sequence ATAGAGAAAGAGGATAAATCAATTCTCATAGATGTAGATGGTCATATTATCAGGATTATTCATGATGATATAACATTTATAGAGGTAAGCTCTCATTTCATAAATATACATATTGCTGATGAATACATGATTCAAAAGAATATAGGTGACGTAGAGAAAGAATTGGATGAAAGCAGGTTTATTAGATGTCATAGATCCTATATTGTTGGATTGAAGCACATAAATAAAATAGGTAAAAAGGGTGGATAG
- a CDS encoding P-loop NTPase family protein, translated as MKMEWKFQGEAQKIAFARALYRDAPRIILDEPTEALDPISEFEVYSKFNEIVGNKIVLYISHRLSSYRFCDIIAEVTEGGEKYNDFTAGQVKTIVVPVAYVANVENIDTSSGGSDIEVTKVTVNEFA; from the coding sequence ATGAAGATGGAGTGGAAATTTCAGGGGGAGGCTCAAAAGATAGCTTTTGCTAGAGCCTTATACCGTGATGCACCTAGAATAATATTAGATGAACCAACAGAAGCTTTGGATCCTATTTCTGAATTTGAAGTATACTCAAAATTCAATGAAATTGTAGGCAATAAAATTGTCCTTTATATATCTCATAGGCTTTCATCCTATAGATTTTGTGATATAATTGCAGAAGTGACTGAGGGAGGAGAAAAATATAACGATTTTACAGCTGGGCAGGTAAAAACTATTGTTGTTCCAGTCGCATATGTGGCTAATGTTGAAAATATAGATACAAGTTCAGGAGGTTCTGATATTGAGGTGACGAAAGTTACCGTGAACGAATTCGCCTAG
- the xdh gene encoding selenium-dependent xanthine dehydrogenase, with amino-acid sequence MFTIKVNGKEYQCEQDMKLMDFLRDELGITSVKNGCKEGACGTCTVLIDGKATRACIQKLSRLEGKEIQTIEGFTEREKEVYSYAFAAAGAVQCGFCIPGMVIAGKALINQHPDPTRQDVKNAIRTNICRCTGYAKIEEAILLAAKMLRENLEVPELKQTGKVGERVCRVDAVPKALGQAKYADDYKFEGMLYGKNVFSKYARAKVLSIDTSKALEMPGVVAVFTAKDIPGNRYIGHLAKDWPGMIDVGEETKCIGDTLALVVAETRDQAEAAVKAVEVEYEVLEPVTSPEEAAKPGAPQIHGEGFMHFGKFRVPENNLFAHEKLKRGDAETALENSKYVVEGTFYVPPTEHAFMEPETAVALPDGDGVMVITGGQGIYDEYNEISEYLGIPHEKVRIKSAVVGGGFGGKEDMSVQHQAALCAYLLKRPVKVYFSRQESINYHPKRHAMKIYAKIGCDENGILQGMKARLISDTGAYASLGGPVLQRACTHAAGPYNYQNVDIEGKAYYTNNPPAGAFRGFGVTQSAFAIECLINQLAEKVGLSGWEFRYRNAIRPGQVLPNGQIADEGTAFAETLEAVKEKFEKYENDPNYYVGIASAMKNAGVGVGIPDTGRCNLVIIDGKVHARSSAGAIGQGVQTVILQMICETTRLSPDKIVIEHPDTKYTPNAGTTTASRQTVFTGEAARQAAAELKADLDSGKTLEDLEGKVYVGEFDFPTDPIGSDKPNPVSHIAYGYAVQLVVIDKEGKLVKVVSAHDVGRVINPLSIEGQIEGGVAMGLGYALTEDFPLKDGVPQVKLGTLGLFKAPQMPPVEIHLIEKNDPNGVAYGAKGIGEIVAIPGAPAVQNAYYKKDGEFRYKLPLENTYYRKPKIKK; translated from the coding sequence ATGTTTACAATAAAGGTAAATGGAAAAGAATATCAATGTGAACAAGACATGAAGCTAATGGACTTCCTTCGCGATGAACTGGGAATAACATCAGTAAAGAACGGATGTAAGGAAGGTGCCTGTGGTACCTGTACTGTTCTAATAGATGGCAAAGCAACCCGTGCTTGTATACAAAAGCTATCAAGGTTGGAGGGCAAAGAGATACAAACCATAGAAGGATTTACAGAGAGGGAAAAAGAAGTATATTCTTATGCCTTTGCTGCAGCTGGAGCTGTACAATGTGGATTCTGTATTCCAGGTATGGTTATAGCTGGAAAGGCTTTAATAAACCAACATCCAGATCCAACTAGACAAGATGTGAAAAATGCTATTCGTACAAATATTTGTCGCTGTACTGGATATGCAAAGATCGAAGAGGCTATCTTATTGGCAGCAAAGATGTTGAGAGAAAACCTAGAGGTACCAGAGCTTAAACAAACAGGTAAGGTTGGAGAAAGAGTCTGCCGTGTAGATGCAGTTCCAAAAGCTTTAGGACAAGCTAAATATGCAGATGACTATAAATTTGAAGGCATGCTTTATGGTAAAAATGTATTCAGCAAGTATGCCCGTGCAAAGGTTCTATCTATAGATACAAGTAAAGCTCTTGAAATGCCTGGAGTTGTAGCTGTATTTACAGCAAAAGATATTCCTGGAAATAGATATATAGGTCATTTGGCTAAGGATTGGCCAGGAATGATAGATGTAGGTGAAGAGACAAAATGCATTGGGGATACATTGGCTTTAGTTGTAGCAGAAACTAGAGACCAGGCAGAAGCAGCTGTTAAGGCTGTAGAAGTGGAATATGAAGTATTAGAACCAGTAACAAGTCCAGAAGAGGCTGCTAAACCAGGTGCTCCTCAGATCCACGGAGAAGGATTTATGCATTTTGGCAAATTTAGGGTTCCTGAAAACAACCTATTTGCTCATGAAAAGCTAAAAAGAGGAGATGCAGAAACTGCTCTTGAAAATTCTAAATACGTAGTAGAAGGCACTTTCTATGTTCCACCAACAGAGCACGCCTTTATGGAACCTGAAACGGCAGTGGCATTACCAGACGGGGATGGAGTAATGGTTATTACAGGAGGACAGGGTATATACGATGAATATAATGAGATTAGTGAATATTTAGGTATTCCACATGAGAAAGTAAGAATCAAGAGTGCAGTTGTTGGAGGCGGATTTGGTGGTAAGGAAGATATGAGCGTACAGCATCAGGCTGCTCTTTGTGCATATCTATTGAAAAGGCCTGTAAAAGTATACTTTAGCAGACAGGAAAGTATCAACTACCATCCAAAACGCCATGCTATGAAGATTTATGCGAAAATTGGCTGTGATGAAAATGGTATATTGCAAGGAATGAAGGCTAGACTAATATCTGATACAGGAGCATATGCTTCCTTAGGTGGTCCAGTGCTTCAAAGAGCATGTACCCATGCTGCAGGTCCATATAACTATCAGAATGTAGATATTGAAGGAAAAGCTTACTATACAAACAATCCACCTGCAGGAGCATTTCGCGGATTTGGTGTAACACAATCAGCCTTTGCCATAGAATGTCTTATAAATCAGCTTGCAGAAAAAGTTGGACTTTCAGGATGGGAATTTAGATACAGAAATGCCATAAGACCTGGTCAAGTTCTTCCAAATGGGCAGATAGCAGATGAAGGAACTGCTTTTGCTGAAACATTGGAAGCAGTAAAAGAGAAATTTGAGAAATATGAGAATGATCCTAATTATTATGTAGGAATTGCCTCTGCTATGAAAAATGCCGGAGTTGGGGTAGGGATTCCTGATACAGGACGTTGCAACTTAGTTATAATAGATGGAAAAGTCCATGCTAGATCTTCCGCTGGAGCAATTGGACAAGGTGTACAAACTGTAATATTACAAATGATTTGTGAGACTACAAGATTATCACCAGATAAGATTGTAATAGAACATCCTGATACTAAATATACTCCAAATGCTGGCACTACAACAGCTTCCCGTCAAACTGTATTTACAGGCGAAGCAGCTCGTCAAGCTGCAGCTGAGTTAAAAGCAGATTTAGATAGCGGAAAAACACTGGAGGATTTAGAAGGCAAGGTATATGTTGGAGAATTTGATTTCCCAACGGACCCAATAGGTTCCGATAAGCCAAATCCAGTAAGCCACATTGCATATGGATATGCGGTACAGCTTGTTGTCATAGACAAGGAAGGAAAGCTTGTAAAAGTAGTGTCTGCACACGATGTTGGAAGGGTAATCAATCCACTTTCAATAGAAGGTCAGATAGAAGGTGGAGTTGCTATGGGGCTTGGATATGCTTTAACAGAAGACTTCCCTTTAAAAGATGGGGTACCTCAAGTAAAACTTGGCACATTAGGTCTTTTCAAAGCACCACAAATGCCACCTGTTGAAATTCATCTGATTGAAAAGAATGATCCTAATGGTGTGGCATATGGAGCTAAAGGTATTGGTGAAATTGTAGCTATTCCAGGAGCACCAGCTGTACAAAATGCTTACTATAAGAAGGATGGCGAATTCAGGTATAAATTGCCACTAGAAAACACCTATTATCGCAAGCCAAAGATTAAAAAATAG
- a CDS encoding nucleotidyltransferase family protein gives MLRISAIVMASGMSKRMMSDKLHLKINDKYIYEYILETIKECDFYETIVVAKNEDILRKAERLGYKGIKNPRYYLGQSESIKAALRSSKEADGFMFFVADQPFIKLTTIQKLCSEFEYNPSKIVLPYYNGTRGNPVIFPFHLKEDLLNLKEDQGGKIVIHNNQDLVIGVDIQTEYENLDIDTIDDYEKAKKLGINL, from the coding sequence ATGCTTAGGATAAGTGCTATTGTGATGGCTTCTGGCATGAGTAAGCGAATGATGTCAGATAAGCTTCACTTAAAGATTAATGATAAATATATATATGAATATATTTTGGAAACCATTAAAGAATGCGATTTTTACGAAACCATAGTAGTTGCAAAGAATGAAGATATTTTAAGAAAGGCTGAAAGGCTAGGATATAAAGGAATAAAGAATCCTAGATACTATTTAGGTCAAAGCGAATCTATAAAGGCAGCATTGAGAAGTTCAAAGGAAGCAGATGGTTTTATGTTTTTTGTCGCTGATCAGCCTTTTATCAAGCTGACTACTATTCAAAAATTATGTAGTGAATTTGAGTATAATCCATCTAAGATCGTACTACCCTATTACAACGGCACAAGGGGAAATCCTGTAATATTTCCTTTTCATTTAAAAGAGGATCTTTTAAATCTAAAAGAGGACCAAGGGGGTAAAATTGTCATACACAATAATCAAGATCTTGTAATTGGGGTAGATATTCAAACAGAGTATGAGAATTTGGATATAGATACTATAGATGATTATGAAAAGGCTAAGAAACTTGGTATAAATTTATGA
- a CDS encoding baseplate J/gp47 family protein, producing MVVLMKGRKIPTQDILDKVEAIVSAKNRRPLTDNVQVSAPAEVSYNINLNYYISVDRQAEELILKSTIEAIMHGNQKNSAEILTQII from the coding sequence ATAGTAGTATTGATGAAAGGTAGAAAAATACCTACGCAGGATATACTTGATAAAGTGGAAGCTATTGTGAGCGCAAAGAATCGCAGGCCCTTAACAGACAATGTTCAGGTGTCAGCTCCAGCGGAAGTAAGTTACAATATTAATTTGAATTATTATATTAGTGTTGATAGACAAGCTGAGGAACTGATACTTAAGAGTACTATAGAAGCTATAATGCATGGCAATCAGAAAAACTCGGCCGAGATATTAACCCAGATTATCTAA
- the proC gene encoding pyrroline-5-carboxylate reductase, giving the protein MKKIGFIGCGNMGEAMLSGALNYGFVKKEDVIVYTKSIENLERLNKKYNVVMAKDSKDVAENARINVLAVKPDIYSEVIEEIKDKISKDSIVIAIAPNFSINVIKSMFDKDVKVARAMPNTPAMIGCGITGICFSDNMTIEERKEILKFFTSFGEVIEVKEDLMKAVGSVSGSSPAFIYMLIEAMSDGAVLLGIPRKDAYRFAAKAVEGAAKMVLETGKHPGELKDAVCSPGGTSIEGIIKLEEKGFRSGIIEAMLKSAEKFYSMEEKEEKKYMKIE; this is encoded by the coding sequence ATGAAAAAAATAGGATTTATAGGATGTGGCAATATGGGGGAAGCTATGCTTTCAGGTGCTTTAAATTATGGATTCGTAAAAAAGGAAGATGTTATTGTATATACAAAGAGCATTGAAAATCTTGAAAGATTGAACAAAAAATATAATGTTGTTATGGCTAAGGATAGCAAAGATGTAGCTGAAAATGCTAGAATAAATGTTCTTGCAGTTAAACCTGATATTTATAGTGAAGTTATAGAAGAAATTAAAGATAAAATTTCTAAAGACTCTATAGTTATTGCTATTGCACCAAATTTTTCCATAAATGTGATCAAGTCTATGTTTGATAAAGATGTAAAGGTAGCAAGGGCAATGCCAAATACTCCTGCTATGATTGGATGTGGCATTACAGGAATATGCTTTTCAGATAATATGACTATAGAAGAAAGAAAGGAAATCCTGAAGTTTTTTACAAGTTTTGGCGAAGTTATAGAAGTTAAAGAAGACTTAATGAAGGCAGTAGGTTCTGTAAGTGGTTCATCTCCAGCCTTTATATATATGCTAATTGAAGCCATGTCAGATGGAGCAGTTCTTTTAGGAATACCAAGAAAAGATGCCTATAGATTTGCTGCAAAGGCTGTTGAAGGAGCTGCAAAAATGGTGCTAGAAACTGGGAAACATCCGGGAGAACTTAAGGATGCAGTTTGTTCACCAGGAGGAACAAGTATTGAAGGTATTATTAAGCTGGAAGAAAAAGGTTTTAGGAGTGGTATCATAGAGGCTATGCTAAAATCAGCAGAGAAGTTTTATAGTATGGAGGAAAAGGAAGAGAAAAAGTATATGAAAATTGAGTAA
- a CDS encoding uracil-xanthine permease family protein: MKNVKSVNTSVFSLEGNPSIKTTTPLSLQHLLAMIVGNVLPALVLSGALGLSTEQQILLVQASMFIAAIGTLLQTYPILGVGSRLPMIVGVSFAYIPTILAIGNGYGIGAIFGSQLVGGLVAYVVGIFIKKIRKYFPPMVAGTVVFTIGLSLYKVAVNYMAGGFQPTDPRYGGLVYWGIALLTLVVVLVCNMFGKGYIKLAAILIGIVVGYIASLFAGIVSFESIASASWFNLPSIMPFKLEFPSAAVISMVIMYVVNAVQAVGDLSGTTVGGMDREATDEELSGGIKGNGITSVIGSIIGGLPTATYSQNVGIVAMTKVVSLKVFRLTAVMILIAGFIPKFGAFMTSIPQCVIGGATISVFAQITMSGMKLIVQDELSVRNTTIVGLGVALGMGITQIPAQGLQYLPEWFTMVFASSPVILATLVVFVLNIVLPKKTLVEEQAEREAMESK, translated from the coding sequence ATGAAAAATGTTAAATCTGTTAATACATCAGTATTTAGTTTGGAAGGAAATCCAAGTATTAAAACTACAACTCCACTATCTCTTCAACACTTGTTGGCGATGATAGTTGGAAATGTGTTACCTGCATTAGTATTGTCAGGTGCATTGGGATTATCTACAGAACAACAGATACTTTTGGTACAAGCTAGTATGTTCATTGCAGCAATTGGAACACTTCTACAAACCTATCCCATATTAGGGGTTGGCTCAAGGCTACCAATGATTGTTGGTGTAAGCTTTGCTTATATACCTACTATTTTAGCAATTGGCAATGGATATGGAATTGGAGCAATATTTGGTTCTCAATTAGTAGGTGGTCTTGTAGCATATGTAGTTGGTATATTTATCAAAAAGATAAGAAAGTATTTTCCACCAATGGTGGCAGGAACTGTAGTATTTACTATAGGACTTTCTCTATATAAAGTTGCTGTAAACTACATGGCTGGAGGTTTTCAACCAACAGACCCTAGATATGGTGGATTAGTTTACTGGGGTATAGCATTACTAACCCTTGTAGTAGTACTAGTGTGTAATATGTTTGGTAAAGGCTATATAAAACTTGCTGCTATATTGATCGGTATAGTTGTTGGATATATAGCAAGCTTATTTGCTGGTATAGTTTCATTTGAATCTATAGCTTCAGCTTCATGGTTTAACTTGCCATCAATAATGCCTTTCAAATTAGAATTTCCATCAGCAGCAGTAATCAGTATGGTAATTATGTATGTAGTTAATGCAGTTCAAGCAGTTGGAGATTTGTCTGGAACTACAGTAGGAGGAATGGATAGGGAAGCTACAGACGAAGAGCTTTCAGGTGGAATTAAAGGAAATGGTATAACAAGTGTTATTGGTTCAATTATAGGCGGTTTGCCAACAGCTACATACAGTCAAAATGTTGGTATTGTTGCAATGACAAAAGTAGTAAGCTTGAAGGTATTTAGGCTAACAGCTGTTATGATATTGATAGCTGGTTTTATCCCTAAATTTGGTGCATTTATGACTTCTATTCCTCAATGTGTTATTGGAGGGGCAACAATATCCGTTTTTGCTCAAATTACTATGTCAGGCATGAAATTAATAGTACAAGATGAATTGTCAGTAAGAAACACAACAATTGTTGGACTTGGAGTAGCATTAGGTATGGGAATTACTCAAATTCCAGCACAAGGACTACAATATTTACCAGAATGGTTTACAATGGTATTTGCAAGTTCACCAGTAATACTTGCAACTTTAGTAGTGTTTGTTCTTAATATAGTATTACCAAAGAAAACACTTGTAGAAGAACAAGCAGAAAGAGAAGCTATGGAAAGTAAATAA
- the hydA gene encoding dihydropyrimidinase — MKTVIKNGTIINTEGSFIGDILIEDGKIESIGINIDIDNCSVIDAKNKLVLPGGIDVHTHMDLDLGKYRAIDDFYTGTVAAAFGGTTTIVDHIAFGPEGCSLNYMIDKYYELAEGKAVIDYSFHGVFQHVNEEVLKEMEKLVEEGISSFKIYMTYDNRLNDEDILKILIKAKELGAVIAVHAENHGAIQHLREYYGSLGKSKPIYHALSRPDSTEAEAINRMIYLSEIAGCPHLYFVHVSTKKGLDEIISARRRGVKNIYCETCTQYLTLTEERYEDDVDGLKYIMAPPLRKQEDIEALWEGIKSSQVDVIATDHCPFFLEEKMDGKSDFRTAPGGAPGVEERVEIVLSEGLKRGISIRTLVDKLMTRSAQIYGLYPRKGAVQVDSDADIIIIAKKDKIITIENRHSSADYTPYEGFKVDYVVEKVIQRGKVLVDNNKFIANKGDGMFLKRSNLCDL; from the coding sequence TTGAAAACAGTAATAAAAAATGGAACAATAATAAATACAGAAGGAAGCTTTATAGGAGATATTCTGATTGAGGATGGAAAGATAGAAAGTATTGGGATAAATATAGATATTGATAATTGTAGTGTAATAGATGCAAAAAATAAGCTTGTATTGCCAGGTGGTATAGATGTTCATACCCACATGGATTTAGATTTAGGAAAATACAGAGCAATTGATGACTTCTACACTGGAACAGTAGCAGCTGCCTTTGGAGGAACTACAACTATTGTAGACCATATTGCCTTTGGCCCTGAAGGCTGCAGCTTAAATTACATGATTGATAAATATTATGAGCTGGCAGAAGGCAAAGCTGTTATAGATTACAGTTTCCATGGAGTATTCCAGCATGTAAATGAAGAAGTGCTGAAAGAAATGGAAAAGCTAGTTGAGGAAGGTATATCAAGCTTTAAAATATATATGACCTATGACAATAGGTTAAATGACGAGGACATATTAAAAATACTTATTAAGGCTAAAGAATTAGGAGCGGTAATTGCAGTACATGCTGAAAATCATGGAGCAATTCAGCATTTAAGAGAATATTATGGTTCTTTGGGAAAATCAAAACCCATATATCATGCATTATCTAGACCTGATTCTACAGAAGCAGAAGCCATAAACAGGATGATTTACTTAAGTGAAATAGCTGGATGCCCACATCTCTACTTTGTCCACGTATCCACTAAAAAGGGATTAGATGAGATTATTTCAGCTAGAAGAAGAGGAGTTAAGAACATATACTGCGAAACATGTACACAGTATTTAACATTGACTGAAGAAAGGTATGAAGACGATGTTGATGGCCTTAAATACATTATGGCACCTCCCTTAAGAAAGCAGGAGGATATAGAAGCTTTATGGGAAGGAATTAAAAGTAGTCAGGTTGATGTAATTGCTACTGATCATTGTCCATTTTTTCTTGAGGAAAAGATGGATGGAAAAAGTGACTTTAGAACTGCTCCAGGTGGAGCTCCTGGAGTAGAGGAAAGGGTGGAAATAGTCCTTAGTGAAGGCCTCAAAAGGGGAATTTCCATAAGAACCTTAGTTGATAAGCTAATGACTAGGTCAGCACAGATTTATGGCCTGTATCCAAGAAAAGGAGCTGTGCAGGTAGATTCTGATGCAGATATAATTATTATTGCAAAGAAAGACAAGATTATAACTATTGAAAATAGGCACAGTTCAGCGGATTATACACCCTATGAGGGATTTAAAGTAGACTATGTGGTGGAAAAGGTAATTCAGAGAGGAAAAGTATTAGTAGATAATAACAAGTTCATTGCCAACAAAGGTGATGGAATGTTTTTAAAGAGAAGTAATTTATGTGATTTATAG
- a CDS encoding phage tail protein I has product MKQDPTTQALCAALNPHFYQLADEVKVCMMLLQVNELDNSALDELAWQLHVDWYDAHADIEVKRQLIKNAIKVYRYRGTPYAIEQVIEDYFDDGEVEEWFEYGGDPYYFRVITSNTAVIGELAD; this is encoded by the coding sequence ATGAAACAGGATCCTACTACACAGGCCTTATGTGCTGCACTTAATCCACATTTTTATCAACTGGCTGACGAAGTGAAAGTTTGTATGATGCTATTGCAGGTGAATGAACTTGACAATTCAGCATTGGATGAGTTGGCATGGCAATTACATGTAGATTGGTATGATGCACATGCTGATATTGAAGTAAAAAGGCAGTTGATCAAAAATGCAATAAAGGTATACCGATACAGAGGAACACCATATGCAATAGAGCAAGTTATAGAAGATTATTTTGATGATGGAGAAGTTGAAGAATGGTTTGAATATGGCGGAGACCCATATTATTTCCGCGTGATAACAAGTAATACTGCAGTAATTGGAGAATTAGCTGATTAA
- a CDS encoding ATP-binding cassette domain-containing protein gives MLKNVSMKLKIGKCLAIVGMNGSGKTTFIKLLCRLYDPNEGEILLNGIDIKKYNYEEYKGLFSVVFQDFKLFSFSLGRMLLLQ, from the coding sequence ATGCTCAAGAATGTTTCTATGAAATTGAAAATAGGTAAATGTTTAGCAATAGTAGGTATGAATGGTTCAGGTAAGACTACATTTATAAAGCTATTATGCAGGCTATATGACCCAAATGAAGGTGAAATACTTCTAAATGGAATAGATATTAAAAAATATAATTATGAAGAATATAAGGGGCTATTTTCAGTAGTATTTCAGGACTTCAAACTATTTTCCTTCTCTTTGGGAAGAATGTTGCTACTTCAGTAG